GGAGGTGTCGGGGATGGCCGCGCGCATCCTCGCGCTCGACGAGCGCACCCGCGAGGTGTCCAGCATCGTCGACGACGTGAAGACGCTGGCGGACCAGTCCAACATGCTGGCCATCAACGCCGCCATCGAAGCGGTGCGCAACGGCGACAGCGGCAAGGGCTTTGGCGTGGTGGCCAAGGAGATGCGCCGGCTGGCGGACCAGTCCATCCGCGCCACCGAGCGGATCCGCGACGTGCTCGACGGCGTGAGCATGAGCATGCGCGAGGCCGCGCAGATGAGCGGACAGGGCGAGGCGCGCGTGCAGGTGAGCCTGGACGCGGTCCGCAACTCCGGCGCGCAGCTGCAGAAGCTGACGAGCATCATCGGCGACACCACGGGCAGCGTGCGGCAGATCACCCAGGCCGTGGCCCAGCAGGACTCGGGCACGCACCAGATTGCCCAGGCCATCCAGGAGCTGTCCGGCCAGATGCAGCGCACGCTCCAGGCCGTGGAGGAGACGCGCACCGTCACGCACTCCGTGCAGACGCTGGCGGAGGTCATGTCGGGGGCCGCGACCAAGGCGCTGCGCTCCGGCACGCTGGACGACCAGCAGAAGCCCGCGGCGGCGTGAAGCTTGGGGCCCGGCCGGCTACACTCCCGGCCATGGTGCCCCTGACCGACCACTCCGGGCTGTCCCCCGAGCGGCGCGCCGCCCTGGAGCGGCAGCTCGCGCCGCTCACGCTGCTCCAGGACGTGGTCCGCTGGGGCTTCGCGAGCAAGCCGCCGCGCGACGTGGCGGCGGTGGTGGTCCAGGACGAGTTCACGCACGACGTGGTGGTGCCCTGGGAAGAGGAGCGCTACCTCGTCTTCGACACCACCTGACTGGGCGGAGTGACTTCGGTCTCCGTGTGGGACCACTGCCCTACCGCGGATGAGCTGCTGGACGCGCGGCTGCGCGCTGGCTGGACGCCCACGCCGACGAGCACTGTCGACGGGGACGTCGTCCTGGGCCACGCCGCGTGCCGGGTGCCGTCCGGGGCCTCGCGCTGACGTCCTGGCGACACTCGTCCGGGGCGATGCGTGGAGAACGCGACGTCCGGGGCGCGAAGGCGCGCGAGCGCTGACGAAGCCATGACGTGCGGGAAGTACGAGCACCGCCATGGAAGAGAGTGTGAAGCCCCGGTTGCGCGGCCTGTCCCACGTCATCGCGTTCGTGGCGGCGCTGGTGGGCTGCGTGCGGCTGGCGCAGCTGCCGGTGCACGGCATGCAGTACACGGCGAACCTGGTGTTCGGCTGCAGCCTGGTGCTGATGTTCGGCGTGAGCGGCGGCTACCACTGGCCCACCTGGAGCGCGGCGACGTACCAGCGGATCCGCCGGTTCGACCACGCGGCCATCTTCATCCTCATCGCGGGGAGCTTCACGCCGCTGGCGACGCTGGACCCCTTGGGGGGCCTGAGTCAGAGGCTGCTCTGGGTGATGTGGGGCGCGGCGCTGACGGGAGCCACGCTGACGCTCGCGGGCATCTCCGCGTCGCGGGGCCTGCGCTCGGGGCTCTACGTGGCGCTGGGCTGCGTGGCGGCCCCGGTGTTCTGGAACCTGCCCGGGGTGATGGGCCAGGGCCGCGTGGGCTGGCTCTTCTTCGGGGCCATGCTCTACGCCGTGGGAGCGGTGGTGTACGCGCGCCGTTGGCCGGATCCCATCCCCCACGTCTTCGGCTACCACGAGGTGTTCCACGTCATGGTCGTCGCCGCGGCCGGCACGCACTACGCTGTCCTGCTGGACTTCGTGGGGCGTTAGGGCGCCTTGCCTTCGAGAAGAGGCCGTGGCCATGCGCTTTCGCGCGTGCATCGCAATCCTGCTGTTCCTTTCGAGCTGTGCTTCGACAGGGTCCACGGCCCGCGGCCGACGCGTTGCCAACCTCTAGCGAGCGGCGGCACTGCCTTGGAGGGATGGCGGCCAGTGCGTCGTTCGCGAAGCGTCCCAGCCGTGGCCCGAGCTGGTGGAGCGGTGCTATCCGGCGCTCGACCATGACCGGCTCGAGTTCCACGACACCACGGGAAGATGCACAGTCGCCTCTGCGGACGCCGCCGCCATCGGGCTCGGGTTCTGCGTGCTGGCGGCTCCTGAGATCGCCGTGGGTGCCGTCATCGTCCTGGGCGTGGTGGTGGTCGCCGTCGCCATCAAGGAACAACTGGATGCATATGAGTTCCGCCACCTCTACCCCGAGGAAGCAGGAACCGCGCAAGGAACGAAGGCGGCGCCTCGGGAAGCTGTAGCGAAGCGGAAGCCCGAGTTGGAACCGGAACCAGCGGGGAAGGATTGGCAGCCCCCGGTCCCCCCTGTTCCCGTGGGCCGGACTGGACGCGCAAGTTGCGAGCCTGTACCGGTGCCTCACGCAGGCGAGGACGACGCGCATAACGAGTGCGCCGACAAGTTTCCGCCCAACCGCTACCCCGGTCACGACGTGCTCGTGAACGGGGTCCGCTTCGATGCACTACAAGTCGGCGTGCGCAAGCTGTGGGAGATCAAGACCCATCGTTTTGACACATACAATGCCTTTGTTCGGGACCAGGAGATCAAGAAGGAATACGAGCAAATAAAAAAGGAGCGCGACGCCGCAGCGGCATGTGGCTACGGCTTTGTCATTGGGGTGAGCACCCAAGCGCACAAAGACTCGCTACTACAACAGAATCAGACCCTCAATGTCGTCGTCACGGGATGCAAAAGATGACCACTCAAGGCCCCCTCCTTCTCAAAGTCTATGCTCCTGCGCTTGTGCAAGACGACAATCGTACAATCGCTACCGTCCATGCCTTGGAACGAGCATTGCCCGGTTTGCGCCTGGATTGGAAGGTCACCAAGAGACGGCTTGCCGCGATACCTCAGCGCGATACATGGTTGGCCGAGGCGACAACGCGCGGTGAATTCCCGATGGTTTGCAACGGCGACGAGCATTATCCCGTGATGCTTTCCGGGCAGTCTGAATCCGCGTACGTGAGCCCAGGCGGGCAGCCACAACTCCAAGTCCATGCGAAGCTACCCCTGGATGTGGTTGTCATCGCGGCAGCGGCGGATGTGCTGGGGGCCGTCGCGGAGGGAGCACGCGCGTTCTGGGGGCAAGCGACGCCAGACGGCGCTGCCTTGGACATCGCTTATCAGATTGCTCCCACCCGAGAAGGACCGCCGTCCCCACGCCGTGGGCTGCCCGCCCTGAAGCTCTTCGAACACATCCGCTCGCCGGAGATCCCCTATTACCTCGGCTGGCTGAACTACTGGTCGGAGGCCGCCGCACGGGCCATCGGGTTCCCGGATCCTGCTCGCGACACCGAGTTGCTCTCACGGTCTCGGCGCACGGCGACGGCCGGGTGGATTGTGCAGCTGACAGAGGCGCCGCTCGACCTGGACGACCCCGCCCATCTGGAAGCGCTCAAGCGGGCCTACGAGCGCTTCCCCGAAATCGGCGGGCGCGCGACGCCTTGACCCGGGCGCCAAGGGCTCTGGATGCGTCGGACACCGCACGGCGCATCGGCCAGGGCTCCAGGTGCCGCGCCTACAGGCGGGATGGATCCTTCGTCCGAGGAGAGACCACCATGGCCGACCCCACGCTCTCCACACAGTGCTGCATCGCGGGCGGAGGCCCGGCGGGAATGATGCTGGGGCTGCTGCTCGCCCGGGCCGGCGTGGAGGTGAAGGTGCTGGAGAAGCACGCGGACTTCCTCCGCGACTTCCGCGGCGACACGCTCCACCCATCCACGCTGGAGCTGATGCACGAGCTGGGCTGGCTCGACGAGCTGCTCGCCCTGCCCCATTCGAAGATGTTCGACCTGCGCTTCCAGGTCGGCGAGCACGACGTCACCGTGGGGGACTTCCGCCACCTCCCCACGCACGCGCGCTACCTGGCCTTCATGCCGCAGTGGGACCTGCTCGACTTCATCGCGCGCAAGGCCGCCATGTACCCCACCTTCCAGCTGCTGCGCCGCACGGAGGTGGCGGACCTCGTGCGTGAGCATGGTCAGGTCGTCGGGGTCCGCGCGCGGACGCCCGAGGGCCCGCTGGAGGTGCGCGCGTCGCTGGTGGTGGCCGCGGACGGCCGGAAGTCCACGCTGCGTCAGCAGTCCGGACTGGAGGTCCAGAACCTGGGCGCCCCCATGGACGTGCTCTGGTTCCGGGTGACGCGCAGGCCCGACGATCCCAGCCCTCCCCTGGGCCACTTCGAGCGCGGAGCCCTCTTCATCCTCATCAACCGGGGTGATCAGTGGCAGTGCGGCCGGGTCATCCCCAAGGGCGGCATCGCGTCCGTCCAGGCGCTCGGCCTGGAGTCCTTCCGGGCCGAGCTCGTGAAGCAGGCGCCGTTCCTCGCCGACCGCGCCGGTGAGATCCGAAGCTGGGATGACGTGAAGTTGCTGACCGTGCGCGTGGATCGGCTGCGCACCTGGTATCAGCCCGGCCTGCTGTGCATCGGCGACGCGGCACACGCGATGTCACCCGTGGGCGGAGTGGGCATCAACCTGGCGGTTCAGGATGCCGTGGCCACCGCCAACCTGCTCGCGGGCCCCCTGCTCGCCCGCCGTGTCACGACCGAAGACCTGCGTCGCGTCCAGCAGCGCCGCGAGCTCCCCACCCGGCTCACCCAGCGAGCGCAGGTGCTCATCCAGAATCGAGTGGTGGACTCGGCGCTCCGGAAGCGCGCTTTCAGTAACGGCCGGCTGCCCTTGAGCCTCCAGCTGGTGAAACGCATCCCCGCGCTGCGCCGCATCCCCGCTCGCCTGATAGGCCTGGGCGTCCGCCCCGAACACATCCACACGCCGGTCGCTTCACCCCTTCACTGAGGACCGCCGGAGCGCCGGTTCCTCCGCTCTGGCTCCAGGCACGGTTGTCCCAGCGCATTCCGGCCCAAAGCTTCGCGGGAAGTGCCTGACGCCCGTGCATCACCCTCCTGTGCGTCAGGCCAGGAGGAATCATGGCGAGTTCACGAACAACAGCCCTGCAGGAAGTCCGCACTCAGACAACCGAGGCCCGGGAGGAACTCCGCTCGGAGCAATGGAAGCTGACCGGTACCGTGGTGGTCGCGGGCACGATGATGTCCGTGGGGCTGAAACGCCGCTCGCTCGGAGGCACGGCGGTGGCACTGGCCGGCGGCGCCCTGCTCTACCGAGGCCTGCAATCCCAGCGGCGTGCGCTCTCCGAGGTCGCCCGGTCGGCCCGCCGCGCATTGACAGGCGAGGAGGCTCGGCATGGACAGCTCATCGAAGTGGAGCGCACCATCACGGTGGAACGCCCGATGGATGAGCTCTACCGCCTGTGGCGTGAACCCTCCACGCTGAGCCGCCTGATGGAGCACTTCGCGGAGGTCACGCCCACGGCCGACGGCGGCCGGCACTGGCGGATCCACGGCCCGCTGGGACGCGACATGAGCTGGGACTCACACCTCGCGGAGGAACGCCCGCCGGAGTTCCACAGCTGGGAGTCCTCGGAGAACAGCCCCATGAAGACGCGCGGCTGGGTGCGCTTCCGGCCCGATCCAGCGAACGGGGTCACGGTGGTGACGTTGCACCTGGCCTTCCTGCCCCCGGGCGGCGCGCTGGCCGAGGCGTTGGCGCAGCGGATGCGCGGCATCCCCGCCATGCAGGTGACGAAGACGCTGCGCCGCTTCAAGAGCCTGGCGGAGACCGGAGAGATCCCCACGGAGGACGCGCCGAAGGGGTACGCGTTCATCAAGCAGAAGGTGGATGGCTACGTGCGGAACGTGTTCACTTCTTGAGCGGCGGGCGCCCGCCCTTCCCACAACTCAACACCCGTGCGAGGGGCGGGACAGGCTGTCATCGCCGGACAGCGAGGGGGCTCCTAGAGGAAGGGCATGTCCTTCCCCCTCCGAGCCTCCATCTGCGTCGGCACCGCGCTGTTCCTGACCCACTGCGCGCACCGCCCCACCCCTGACAGCTCCGCCGCGTCCGCGAAGGCGCCCGCGCTGCCCGCGCCCGACCCCAGCTTCAAGGTGAAGCGGTACAGCACGGTCGTCGGCTGGCCGGAAGGCAAGCGCCCCACGGCCCCGGAGGGCTTCGAGGTGACGCGCTACGCGGATGGCCTGCGCAACCCGCGCTGGACCTACGTGCTGCCCAACGGCGACGTCCTGGTGGCCGAGGCCAGCTCCGAGTTCAAGAGCGAGGAGGACAAGGAGGAGTCCATCCAGTCCGGCAAGGTGCGCTCGCAGAACCTGGGCCACAGCGCCAACCGCATCACCCTGCTGCGCGACGCGGACCGCGACGGCACGCCCGAGGTCCGCGAGGTGTTCCTGGCGGGCGTGAAGCAGCCGCTGGGCATGCTGCTGTTGGGCGACCGCTTCTACGTGGCCGGCACGGACGCCGTCTGGCGTTACCCGTACACGGCCGGCGAGACATCGCTGAAGGCCCCTGGTGAGAAGATCCTGGAGCTGCCGGCGGGCGGCTACAACAACCACTGGACGCGCAACCTGCTGGCCAACGCGGACGGTTCGAAGCTCTACGTGTCCGTGGGCTCCGCGAGCAACGTGGCGGAGCACGGCCTGAAGGAGGAGGAGCGCCGCGCCAACATCCTGGAGATCAACCCGGATGGCACGGGCGAGCGCATCTACGCGAGCGGCCTGCGCAACCCCGTGGGCATGGGCTGGGCCCCGGGCACGCGCACGCTGTGGACGGCGGTGAACGAGCGAGACGACCTGGGCGAGGACCTGGTGCCGGACTACCTCACGCACGTGGAGGACGGCGGCTTCTACGGCTGGCCCTACGCATACTTCGGAGCGAACGAGGATCCGCGCATGGCGGGACAGCGGCCGGACCTGGTGGCGAAGACGCTGGTGCCGGACGTGCCACTGGGTTCCCACACCGCGTCGCTGGGCCTGGCGTTCTACGAGGCCCAGGCGTTCCCGCAGAAGTACCGGGGCGGCGCGTTCATCGGACAGCACGGCTCGTGGAACCGCGCGGAGCTGTCCGGCTACAAGGTCGTGTTCGTGCCGTTCAAGGACGGAAAGCCGTCCGGCCCGCCGGAGGACTTCCTCACGGGCTTCATCGCCGACGCGGCCCAGGCCCGGGTGCATGGCCGGCCGGTGGGCGTCACCGTGCTGCCGGACGGCGCGTTGCTGGTCGCGGATGACGCCAGCAACACGCTGTGGAAGGTGACCGCGAAGCGCTGAAGGGCAATGCCTAGCAGCTGGTGCAGACCGGCCGGATGTTCTGCCACGAACCGCAGCCGTTGGGGCCGCAGCACGTCATGTAGAGCGTGCCGCTCCGGCCGTAGGAGCCGTTCGGCCAGCTGCCGTCGCCGCCCACCTCGCGACACGCGGCGCAGGTCGAAGACCAGATGACCTGCTCCGCCAGGGATTCATCGAAGGCACAGTCGGGCGTCTTGCCAATGCCCTGCTCCACCTGCGCCGCCTCACCGGTGGACGGCGACGCCTCCGGCTCCGACGCCGGACCACAGGCGGAGAGGAGGCCTACGGAGAAGGTCGCCAAAAACAAACCACGGATCATGTTTCGCATGCAGGAGGCTCCAGGTGACGGAGGCGAAAATGCCTCGCGTCTCCATAGTCCGGCAGAAAGCGATATCCTGCGCAACCGGGACGTTTGACTTTGATTCCGCTGTTCCTTTCCTGCCCCGGTGCTCGCAATGACACGCTTTCGTCCGTTGGTGGTGTTCCCTTTCCTGGCGCGGTGGAGTCTGGGTCTCGCCCTGGTCACGACGGCCGGAGCCTGCCGCTCCGAGCCCCAGGCCGAAGCACCGCCCGCACCCGCGCGGACCGCCGCGCCGGAGCCGGCCACGGAGCTGCATGGCGTTGGGAGTGTCGAAGGCGTGGATGCCGCGTATGACCGCGCCCGTCAGCCCGCCCGGTTCGTGGCCGCGTTGGGGCTTGCTCCGGGACAGCGAGTGGCGGACGTCGGTGCGGGGCTGGGGTACTTCACGCAGCGGCTCGCGGAGGCGGTGGGCCCCACGGGCCAGGTGGTCGCCACCGACATCAACGACGAAGCCATCCAGCGGCTGCGCGCGCGGGTGCTCGGACGCAAGAACATCGAGGTGCGGAAGGTGGCGCCGGACGCGCCGGGACTCGAAGCGGGCGCGTACGATCTGATCCTCCTCTCGGAGGTGGATCACTTCTTCGGGGACCGGGTGGACTACCTCACCCGGCTGCGTCCCGCGCTCACGCCCCAGGGCCGCATCGCGGTGACGCACCTCAGGGCCATGCGCCCCCCACTCGTCGCCGCCGCGCAGACCGCGGGCTACGCCATCGCCTCGGAGTACGGCGACCTGCCGGACCACTACCTGCTCTTCCTGCGGCCCGCCGTGAGCCCCTGACGGCGGCCCCAACCGTCCAGAACCCAGGCCTCCGCACGCGCGAGCGTCCACTCCCCGGCAGTCCCCGGCCCCCGTCCGCCAACAGGACCGCCGCGCTCCGGTGAGCGCCCTACCCTTCCGCCGCGCGAACGCAACGGACGCGGCACGGTGCCGCGCCGCGCATGGGGAGACAGAACGCCATGGGTATCAGCAAGGGCAGTGCGCAGTGGAACGGCGGGTTCAAGGACGGCAAGGGCTCCATGAAGCCCGGTCATGCCGCGGAGGTCCTCTTCTCGGTCGGCACCCGCTTCGAGGGACAGCAGGGCAGCAACCCGGAGGAGCTCATCGGCGCGGCGCTCTCCGGCTGCTTCTCCATGGCCCTGTCCGTGGGACTGGAGAAGGCGGGCCTGAAGCCCACGCGCATCCAGACGAACGCGGACGTGCACCTGGACAAGCAGGGTGACGGCTTCGCCATCACCACCATCGACCTCGTCACCGAGGCCACCATCCCCGGCGCCAACGACGCCCAGTTCCAGAAGATCGCCGAGGAGACCAAGAAGGGCTGCCCCGTCTCCAAGGCGCTCGGCGGCGTGAACATCACGCTGAAGGCGAAGCTCGCGACCTGACGGACCTCGGGCCGGCCTTCAGCCGCCGGCGCACGCGTCGCGGCAGTCCTGCCGGCACGCGACGACCTCGGGCGTGTTGCCCACGCAGGTCGCGTAGCACTGGCTCAGGCACGGCGTGAGCTCATGCTCCGTCGTGCCGGGCTCTTCCCCGGCCGGGTCCTGCGCCTCGAACGGAGGGTCTTCCGCCGGAGGGGCATCCGCGGGGCCACAGGCCGCCAGGAGGCATCCCGCCGTGGCCAGGGCCATCATCCATTTCCGCCGCATGTGCCACCCCTCCTGCTGGACGGTGAAGACTTCACTCTAGCCGCGAAAGCCGTGGAAGAATCCGCGCCCGTGGCCGATTCGCCCACCAGGAGGTCTTCTGCGCAGGTGGGTGAGACGGACGATGTCACGGACGCGGTTCGGCGCGCGACGCGGGGGGAGTCGTCCGCCTTCAGCGAGCTATACCGTCGTACCCGCCCCTTGGTGGCCCGGCTGGTCGCGGGTTTCGGCACATTGGATCCCGACGAGGCGGAAGACGTCCTCCAAGAATCCTACGTGCGGGCGTTTCGGGGGTTGCCCCAGCTGAAGTCGGCGGGGGCCTTCACCCCGTGGTTGTTGACCATCGCGCGCAACCGGGCGCGCACGCGGCTGGAGCGCCGCAACCTGCTCCATCGGATGGAGGAGGAACTGGCGGACCCGACGCCGGAGACAGTGCCTGCCCTGCCTCCCACGCTCCAGGTGGAGCGGGACATCGAGGTGGTGCGGCAGCTCATCGCGGAGCTGCCCGAAGGCGAGGAGAAGAAGACCGTGCAGCTCTTCTACATCGAGGGTCAGCTCTCCGCGCGGGAGATCGCCGAGAAGCTCGGCGTGGGAAAGAGCACGGTCACCATGCGGCTGGAGCGGTTTCGCGGGCGCATCAAGCGCGAGCTCCTCCTGCGGGTGCTCGCCGGACGGTGGGATTGAAGCCATGAGACACCTGGATGCCACCGCGATGGCCGAGCTCGCCGGGCGCGACCCCGCCGCCGTCGCCTGGTTCCGTGAGCACCTGGCCTCGCCCTGCGAGGTCTGTGAGACGTTCCTCGCCACACACGCGGATCCGCTCGATGGGCGGACGGACGCGCTGCTCCTGGCGCTCGCGCCCACGAGGAAGGCCGAAGCGGAAGTCGTCCCGCTGCGCTCCCCTCCCCGCGCCCGCCGCTTCGCCCCGCCGTCAGGCCGCTACCTGGGATGGATGGCCGGCGCGATCGCGGCCTCCTTGCTGATGGTGGTGCTGGTGCCTCTGGTGAAGGGGCCCGCGCGAGGTGCCAGCGAGTGGACCGGTGAGAAGGGCCCGGGCCGCATCTCCCTGGAGCTGGCCGTGGTCGCGCGGAGCACCGACGGCGTCCTGCGCCGGCTGGACTCCGGGGCGGACGTCACCAGCGACGAGGTGCTGCTCCTGCGCTACCACGCCACGGAGTCCGGCACCGCGCTGCTCTACCAGCAGCAGGAGCAGCAGGCGCCGGAGCTGCTTGGCCGCTTCCCCCTGACGGCGGGCACCCACGACCTGGAGGGCCCGGACGGCCTCGCGGGCGTGAGCCTGGAGTCGGACGAGGGCCGGCTGTCGCTGGCGCTGGTGGCCTTCGCTCCCGGTGAGCCCGCCTCGGAGCAGGACGCACTCGCCGCGCTCGCCGCGGACGGCAGCCCGGATGCACGCCCGGGGACCGTGGTGAGGTTCGACGTGCGGGTCCAATCCGGTCAGACTCTGGCCCCGTGAGGCGCCTCCTTCCCCTGCTGCTCGTCCTCCTCTCCGCCTGCGCGGGTCCGTCCGCCACGGCCGGAGACAAGGGCGGGCTCGTGCCGCTGCGGCTCGACGCCGCGGACCTGTCACGTGCATACACGCCCCGGCGGCTCGCGCTGCTCGTGGGCGTGTCATCCTTCGATGATCCGCAGTGGCGCGCCCTGCGCTTCTCTTCCAAGGACGCCAGCGACCTGGCCGCGGCGCTGAAGGACCCCGCGCGAGGCCACTTCGACCAGGTGCGCGTCCTCACGCGCCCGGAGGAGACGACCCGCGACGCCATCCTCGCGGCGCTCCGGCAGCTGCGGCGTGAAGCCACCCGGCCCGACGACGTGGTGATGGTGTACCTGTCCGCGCACGGCACGCTCGCGCGCGACGGCCGCGGGGAGCTCACGCGCTACCTCGTCACGCGAGACGCGTCCTACCGCGCCATTCCGCAGACGGCGCTCTCCATGGACGCGCTGAAGGCGGAGTTCGAACAGCTGCCCAGCCGCAGGCGCCTGCTGGTGTTGGCCACCTGCCACAGCGGCAGCGGCAAGTCGCTGCTGCCCCACGAGCTGGAAGTGGAGCTCGCGGGCATCAAGTCCGGCTTCTACGCGCGGCCGCTGGAAGAGTCCTCCCGGGCCTCCATGGTGTTCGCCGCCAGCGACTGGGGCGAGACGGCGCGCGAGGACGAGGGCCTGCGCAACGACATCTACACGTACTTCCTCATCGAGGGCCTGGGCGGCGCGGCGGACCGCAACGCGGACGGCGCCGTCACCGCCACGGAGGCGCACGACTATTCGCGCCGCCGCACCTTCACCTTCACGGAGGGACGCCAGCGGCCGTCCGCCGAAATCATGGAGGTGGGCGCGGATCCGGTCATCCTCGCCGGCCGCATCGACCGCACGGGCCAGCCGGAGCTCTTCTCCTACAACCCGCGCCTGGACGGCTTCCTGCTCAAGGTGGACGGAGAGCCGCGCCTGGAGCTGCCGGGAGGCGCGGCGGTGGGCCCGGGCAAGCGCACGGTGGAGCTCACCAAGGGCGACGCCGTCCTCGTGCGGCGCGAAGTGGACGTGGCCCGGGGCGAGCGCCTGCCGCTGGAGCGCCTGCTGTCGGACGCCATCCCGCGCCGCGCGCTGTCGCTCGTGGGCGGGATGATGTCCTTCGCGGACGGCAGGAGCCGGCGCGAGCTCTTGCCCGCGGCGCCCCAGGTGGGCGTGGTGCTGCGGCTGGAGGACCTGCCGCTCCAGGACCTGGGCCTGATGCTGGACCTGGGGCTGGGACGTGGGCGCCAGAAGCTCCAGGTGGCGCCCGGCAGCGAGGTGCCCTTCGGCTACACCACGTTCACGCTGGGCGCGGCGGTGCCGTACCTGTGGCGCTGGGAGCGCCTGACGCTGTTCGCGGGCCCGCGTGTGGCCGCGCTGTACCTGGGCAGGTCTTTCGATGTGGAGGCCTATTCGGGAGGCCAGCGCTACTTCACCGTCAGCCCCGGTGTGGTGGGCGGACTGGCGTGGCGCCTGGGGGAGCGGTTGGAGCTCACCGCCCAGGGTCACGGGATGCTGACGTACGTGGTGGTGGACGGGCAGGGACAGGCCGTGGGCTTCATCGGCGGAAACGCCGGCGTGGGGTACCGCTTCTGATGCGCCGCCAATGCCTGTTCCTGACGCTGTCGTCGCTCGGCCTCCTGGGCCTGGGCGCGTGCGGAAGCCTGGACAACGAGCCCTTCCGCGCGGGCACCGTGCGCGGCCGGCTCACGGAGTTCGACCCCGCCGTCGCGCTGGTGTCCGTGGTCGGCGCGCCCGGCGTGCGCAGCGGCGTGGACGCGCAGGGTCGCTTCACGCTGGAGGACGTGCCCGCCGGCCCGGCGGAGCTCTTCATCCTGGCCACCGCGGACAAGGCCGAGCGCGTGACGCTCACCGTGCAGGGAGGCCAGTCCGTGGACGTCCCGGACGTCTCGCCGCGCGCCGCCGGCACCTTCTTCGTGAAGCTCCATGTCCGGGGCAGCCGGAAGGTGACGGACGCGAAGGCCTCCGTGGACGGCACGCCCATCGAAGCTTCCGGGTTTGATGACAAGGACCCCGCCCGCCTGGGGCCGCTGCCGGAGGGCTGCTACGGCGTGAGCATCTCCGCGCCCGGCTTCAGCTCCACCTCCGCCCAGGACTGCGTGGACGAGGGCAAGCAGACGGTCTTGAACGTGGAGCTCGTCCCCGAGGGCTCCTCCGGCGAGGAGCGCTGCGCGTTGGCGGGCTGTGGCGGTGGTGACAGCCATTCCGCGCTGGATGGCCGCGGCGTGAAACGCCCTGAAGACAGCCATTGAAAATCGTCGCAGGTTCGCGATGGTTTCCGCTGTGAAGAGAGCTTTCCGCAAAGCCACACATATCCAGACCGTCCGTCGCCTCACACTTCGCCGCCCGTCTGGAGTTGTGGCCACCTCGCGAGCACCCGGGTCTTCCTGACAACGAGGCACTCCGCTCCCCAAGCGGCCCCCCACCGCCTCGTTTCACAGGAGGATGACCATGCGTATCCCGACCGCTCGCTCTTCCGCGGCATGGATGGTGTTGTGCGCGACGATGCTGTCCCTGGGCTGCGGAGGCCCCACGGAGGTGGAGGATCCGTCGCTCGCCACGGGCGATGACAACCTGGGGGGCGCCGCCGGAGAAGCGCCCGCCGCGGATGGCGGCACCGAGCCCGGTGGCCTTGGCCGCGTCACCATCTGCCACATTCCGCCCGGCAATCCCGCCAACGCGCACTCCATCACGGTGGGCCTGCCCGCGGTGGCCGCGCACCTGCGCCATGGCGACACGCTGGGCGCGTGCGAAGGCGAAACGCCCACGGATGGCGGCACCAGCGAGCCCGACGCGGGCACGACCGACGGCGGCTCGGGCGGCGACATCGACGCCGGTCCCCAGTGCATCCCCGAAGGCAACGAGTGCTCCCT
This DNA window, taken from Corallococcus coralloides DSM 2259, encodes the following:
- a CDS encoding OsmC family peroxiredoxin, which gives rise to MGISKGSAQWNGGFKDGKGSMKPGHAAEVLFSVGTRFEGQQGSNPEELIGAALSGCFSMALSVGLEKAGLKPTRIQTNADVHLDKQGDGFAITTIDLVTEATIPGANDAQFQKIAEETKKGCPVSKALGGVNITLKAKLAT
- a CDS encoding RNA polymerase sigma factor, with translation MGETDDVTDAVRRATRGESSAFSELYRRTRPLVARLVAGFGTLDPDEAEDVLQESYVRAFRGLPQLKSAGAFTPWLLTIARNRARTRLERRNLLHRMEEELADPTPETVPALPPTLQVERDIEVVRQLIAELPEGEEKKTVQLFYIEGQLSAREIAEKLGVGKSTVTMRLERFRGRIKRELLLRVLAGRWD
- a CDS encoding caspase family protein — protein: MRRLLPLLLVLLSACAGPSATAGDKGGLVPLRLDAADLSRAYTPRRLALLVGVSSFDDPQWRALRFSSKDASDLAAALKDPARGHFDQVRVLTRPEETTRDAILAALRQLRREATRPDDVVMVYLSAHGTLARDGRGELTRYLVTRDASYRAIPQTALSMDALKAEFEQLPSRRRLLVLATCHSGSGKSLLPHELEVELAGIKSGFYARPLEESSRASMVFAASDWGETAREDEGLRNDIYTYFLIEGLGGAADRNADGAVTATEAHDYSRRRTFTFTEGRQRPSAEIMEVGADPVILAGRIDRTGQPELFSYNPRLDGFLLKVDGEPRLELPGGAAVGPGKRTVELTKGDAVLVRREVDVARGERLPLERLLSDAIPRRALSLVGGMMSFADGRSRRELLPAAPQVGVVLRLEDLPLQDLGLMLDLGLGRGRQKLQVAPGSEVPFGYTTFTLGAAVPYLWRWERLTLFAGPRVAALYLGRSFDVEAYSGGQRYFTVSPGVVGGLAWRLGERLELTAQGHGMLTYVVVDGQGQAVGFIGGNAGVGYRF